The proteins below come from a single Candidatus Acetothermia bacterium genomic window:
- a CDS encoding Rrf2 family transcriptional regulator: protein MRFSQSSKYAILALTALAARDGGPATVHELAEAAGVPQAYLAKLVPPLARAGLLASSRGRGGGVHLARPAGGIALADVIRALDGEGVFQECPFEVAPCPGNPACPLQPVWDPLRARIVDFLAATTLADVTRKIGSPALRARRRFA from the coding sequence GTGAGGTTTTCGCAGTCCAGCAAGTACGCGATCCTGGCCCTGACCGCCCTTGCCGCCCGCGACGGCGGCCCGGCCACTGTCCACGAGCTTGCCGAGGCCGCAGGTGTCCCTCAGGCCTACCTGGCCAAGCTCGTTCCGCCCTTGGCGCGGGCCGGGCTTCTCGCCTCCTCCCGCGGCCGCGGCGGAGGCGTCCACCTCGCCCGACCGGCTGGGGGAATCGCCCTCGCCGACGTGATCCGCGCCTTGGACGGGGAAGGGGTGTTCCAGGAGTGCCCGTTCGAGGTCGCCCCCTGCCCGGGGAATCCAGCGTGCCCGCTACAGCCGGTGTGGGACCCGCTGCGGGCTCGAATTGTGGACTTCCTCGCGGCCACCACCTTGGCCGACGTGACAAGGAAGATCGGCAGCCCTGCCCTCCGCGCGCGAAGGAGGTTCGCATGA